In Candidatus Thermoplasmatota archaeon, the genomic window GGAATCGGGGAGTTTTTAGGCTATGGTATCCGTTTGATCTCAGGGTATTTTTCAGACAAAACAAAGGCATATTGGTTTTTCACGATTATAGGATATGGTTTGCTCTTCACAGTCCCATTGCTATCGTTAGCTGGGGTTTGGCAGATTGCTGCGTTGTTCATTGTTTCTGAGCGGATAGGAAAAGCTCTACGTGTTCCATCACGAGACACTATTCTCTCTCAGGCGACAAAACAAATTGGTACAGGTTTTGGTTTCGGGATACATGAATTTTTTGATCAAATCGGTGCAATCATAGGGGCGCTTATTTTTGCGTTATTATTTTTTCTAATGGGAACATCAGGGAAAACAATCTCTGATTATCAGATGGGATATAGTTTTTTATGGGTCCCATTTGTGTTGTTAATGGTGTTTGTTTTCATTGCCTATTTCTTGGTTAAAAAACCAGAAGAACTAGAACCAGTTTCATCAGACGAAAAAGATTCTGATAATTTATCAAAAACCTTTTGGTTGTATACAGTTTTTAGTTTTATTACCACCATTGGTTTTGTAAACTTTGCTTTGATAGGTTATCATTTAAAAACATATAATCTTCTTTCTGATGCACAGATACCCTTGTTTTATGTGATAGCAATGGCTGTAAATGCAGTCATAGCATTGATTATTGGAAAAACATATGATAAACTTAAAAACATTAAGAGGAACAATAAAGCAGGTCTTTTGACACTCATGATCATACCAATCTTTTCTCTTTTCATCCCTTTTTTTGCTTTCTCGATGAACTACGTTTTCATACTCATAAGCGTCATAGTTTGGGGTGTGGTTATGGGTAGTCATGAGACTATTATGCGCTCAGCAATCGCGGATATTACTCCGTTGAAAAAAAGGGGAACAGGATACGGTATTTTTACCACCTCCTATGGTCTCGCCCTGTTCATAGGAAGTGTCTTGGTAGGAGTGTTGTATGAATGCTCTCTCAATTTGTTGATTATCAGTATCATGTTTATTGAGATTATTGCAATTCCATTCTTTTTTATGATGTGGAAAACCTGCAACCAAATAGCTGAGTGATACAACTGAAGAAAAAATAAAGCAAATATTATGAAAAAACGTTGTGAAATTATCCATTCTCTTTGATGATAGAGAATTGTGATCATTAAATCAAAATTATTTTAATAACTATGCTGATATTATCTACATTATGTCAAATCAGGATGAATCAAAAAAACAGTATGCGTTTCCCTATGATGAATTTAAAAAATCTATAATAGAAACCTACATAAATGAAAAAAAATGGGATAAACTACGTGATTTATTAGTTGGGCTATCTCCTGCTACAGTTGCGGAAATAATAAAAAAATCAGAAAAAACTGAACGCATGATCATCTTCCGGTCTTTACCTCGTAAATTTGCAGCAGATGTTTTTTCTGAGCTAAGGCCTAGAGAGCAAAAATCTGTTTTAAATAATTTAACAGATATTGAGGTATCTGAGCTTCTTGCTGATTTACATCCTGATGATAGAACAGCATTATTTGAGGAATTACCAGAACAAATTAAACAGAGATTGTTTAAACTCTTAAAACCTGAGGATTTGAAAGAAGCACGCGAACTACTCAGTTATCCTGAGAACAGTGTTGGGCGTCTCATGACACCTGATTATATAACAATCCGCCCAGAGTGGACTGTTGAAACTGCTCTTAAATATATTCGTGAAAAAGGAAAAGACAGCGAAATAATATCAAATATTTACATAGTTGATGAACATCAAAAACTTATCGATGATATACGGCTTCGTCAGATTATCCTTGCAAACCCCTCAGATAAAATATCTGATTTAATGAACTATAAATTTGATTCTATAAACGCTTATGAAG contains:
- a CDS encoding MFS transporter gives rise to the protein MQKIALGSNDTIRKKALKLIILLGVVSLFGDIIYEGARSVNGPYLAMLGANAAIVGLIVGIGEFLGYGIRLISGYFSDKTKAYWFFTIIGYGLLFTVPLLSLAGVWQIAALFIVSERIGKALRVPSRDTILSQATKQIGTGFGFGIHEFFDQIGAIIGALIFALLFFLMGTSGKTISDYQMGYSFLWVPFVLLMVFVFIAYFLVKKPEELEPVSSDEKDSDNLSKTFWLYTVFSFITTIGFVNFALIGYHLKTYNLLSDAQIPLFYVIAMAVNAVIALIIGKTYDKLKNIKRNNKAGLLTLMIIPIFSLFIPFFAFSMNYVFILISVIVWGVVMGSHETIMRSAIADITPLKKRGTGYGIFTTSYGLALFIGSVLVGVLYECSLNLLIISIMFIEIIAIPFFFMMWKTCNQIAE